In Halichondria panicea chromosome 5, odHalPani1.1, whole genome shotgun sequence, the genomic stretch CTCTTAGTATTATAGTTGATtcaattcataattataattacggtTGTTTGATCACacgtaaaaaaataattatgtgcatcaaaTAGAAATGTAGTTAAACACTTCAAGAGGGTTCTAGCCGATTCGCTCACTCAGAAAGGCACTTGCATCAGGGAGGATGAACAGGTCCCCTACCATGTCAATGAATGATTTGACTGCAAAGGGACGAGGGGAGTTTTAGGTTTACAatacacattgtatatatacgtacctgaCTGTAAACTTCAGTCCTTGTGGCATCACTACAGCATGCATCTTAAGCTCCTTACGGCTAGAAACAGATTTTTCCCAGTATCCCAGTCGTCCAGATATTCATTCTCCAACCCTATAGTATATATCACCCATGGGTAAGTAAACAAGACggtagtaacataataacgtatgaccagtatatacatgtacgtacgtcaatttgtaaatatacatgtagactaaacATCACAGCTACTGCCAAAATAAGGCTTTGTTCAGTCAAATAAGGGTGCCCATTCCACAATATACAGTACTCACTACAATATAAAAGCATTTAGAAATACCCAAGACAAATTATAAGCCAAAGAGAGGTACGGAAAAGTGAACATAAATTCCGGTAAATTTTGCCATTAAATTTTTATCACATGTTGTGAACTTTCCTTAGTACTTAGCAGTGCCAATTCAACACCATTCCATTCCTCATCTAATTCTCTATTCAACAAAGTCAAAATAGTAAATATTGCTTGTATAACAACAAAGATATAGGTACAGAAAGTCATTCCCAGTTGAATATGCCGCTAATTTCACTAATATAGGCCTGGAAATCCAGGCCCCAATTAATAATTAGCACCTACATGGTAAGAGAGGCTCTAATAAATACTGCTACTGGTCTTAGTGCTATTGAAAGTGTTACCTTTGTCCAAGAATAGGAGAAAACCTTGTCTTTGGTATCTCTGAACGTGCGTAATTTAGCGCTTGTAGCTGCGTTAATTGAAGCCTGGACTGCCCGCTGGCCTTTGCGTTTATTACACACACTTGATAAGCccacgtgatcccgtttccaatccctttctacACTATATCTATGGATATACTATAgatatactattattattattattattattggttattattattatggttaTTCCCAAGTTATATACGGTAGATCTATATGATGAGCGTTATTTGGATGGTTATTGTAACTTCTCGCACAAGGGAAAACAAGGTGCTTGCATGCATTTAGTATAAGTTTGCATGGattgcacacaataattatcattgagaCAGACTAttactatgtatatatagatctatatacttaCTGTAGCATTTCAGCCTACTTTGActgatagatctatataggctatatatagctgttcgTTTCTATTGACTACTATGCTTAGTTCAAGTTTATTTTCGCTGCTGTGTGTAACTCTCACTCTCATCTGTGGTGGAAGCACTGAAGGGCAAAATAATGATTTACCAGTTTATCCAACGGTTTCTCTTGATCCTGACATTGGCTCCCTTTACTTTGGATTATTGGTTGGAGGTTCACTTGAGAATAGCTCAGTACTTGCAGCTGTGAGATTGTCTCTCGACATCATCAATAATCGCTCAGACATTTTGAGTGGATATTCTCTTCACTACACTCTGACTTATTCTGGTGTAAAtagtgatatatatatatatatatataatgtaaaCTGTGTATAAGTGTATAGTgcagtacatataattatatagttatacatgCTGCTCTTCTAGTGGCAGGTTGACTGCACATGCAGGGACTGAGACAAGTTTTATTTCAATGCAGTGCTATGGAAGTGACTTGGTGGATAAGACCTTCACACAACTGGATGGCAGACCAGATGGCTGTAAGAAACTTGGCTTGATCACTGCAGGTTGCACCAGTACATCACTTGTTTCGTCTTATGTGGGCAATCACTTCAATGTCCCTGAGGTATGGAAATTGttcactatattattatatgcatgcccatgtacacaattatatagaggcaactatatatagctataggtttCCTGTATTAACTTTGTGTCTTGAACAAAAGTTTTGTATACAATCTCCATTATCGCatgtcattattatagtctctgcatgcatgggcgtGATATCGAAACGAATAATTTTGTTGAGCAGATACTGTGCTCTCAGACTGTACAAAGTGATGCAAGAGATTTGAATGTGTTTAGAACTCATCCCTCCAAGTTAGTGCTTGTACCTGCTCTCGTTAGCATCATAGCCTCTTATGAATGGACGAAAGTGGCTCTCATGGTGGAGAACAAGCAAGAATACACACCAGTATGTTGAAACTATGAGCAACAGTATTAACGTGAGGCTATAATATAGATGTTGTTTAGTGGTATGACACTTTTCCTTACTTATAGACACCTTCGCATGCTCTTCCTCGCTCATACAAAAGGGAGTGTATACGAATATCTATTTTGTATAGACCGGCCGTTCATACTAATCAATGGAGTTTATAATCGAGGCTAAATGCTTTGACCACAGAAGAATGCTaaaataatgtgcatgcataatattTATAGATGATTAAAGCGTTGAAGGAGGAAGTGATGGACCTGAACATTACCCTCTCTGTCACAACTATGGATCTGCAAGGAGACTCGCTGAAAGTGATCGGGAGCTGTGGCAAAGATATATTTGTAAGATCTTTCCTGCGCTCGTTACTGTCAGAATCATGACTTTAAATAAATACAGGACTCTGATGTAAGGATATTCATACTGGTGATGTCTTCGGAAATGACTCGACACTTGCTTTGTCAGGTACGAATATAGCAGTCGTGAATATCGCCCTGAGTATATAGATCATGATACTGATTAGTTCCTCCGGTAACTATAGATCCTTTCCCATTGTGAATACAGGCATTCAAGCAAAGTGTGAAGTATCCCAAACATGAGTTTGTATTGGTTAGTGAGCAAAACAGCAACTGGTGGGTATCATCACAATCAGAGGATGGACGTTACGGCTGCTCTTCTAATCAACGAGCTGATGTGCTGAGCCATTCACTTGGACTGCAACTAAATCAAGATCACATTGTTCGTAAACAGCAGGTAATCAAAGTGAGATTACTCTTCATATATACCTTgagaggtatatatatagctagctatgtacatACATCACAGTAAGTCATCCACTAGCTTAATATGTGGTAATTTTAAAATCTTTGTGTGTTTTTCCCAGAATATTTCTGAGGATACTGATATCTCTAACTTTACTGGTGGATCACAGGCTAAGTATTGCTACGATGCTGTCTGGACACTTGCTTTGGCACTCAACAAAACCGTGACAGGTATACCAAAAGTTTAATTGTGCTCCAAATATTCAAATTCCATCCAGAGTTTGGTGATATCGACTGCACTTATCAAGACTCTCAAATGGATCAGTTGTACAATAATATTCAAGAAACTGACTTCATTGGAAAAACAGTAAGTGGATTATaataaacaataaacaaattgtatgcatgactgtacaataACATCATTTCAACCATTCATAAGGATTCATTTTGTAAGACCATAATCATAAGTATAGCAGGAAATATTCATGAAGTGCAAacatttcgcgtttttcgaggaCTGAACTGTCCTGCTAacggtgttataattatgattgccCACTACGTACATTAAACTAATTGTCTATTATTAACACcctagctattattattatcaggTTGAATCATGACACTAAAGTCTTAAAGGCCGCCTCTTTTATTACAACCATTGTTTGTTTGACCAATGGCCACCATTAAAGACAAATTTCTCTCAgtgctatattattatagttacataTCATTGATCTTTGCATGCAATCCTCATTACATGGAGGTGCTTGGCTGCTTGCAGGGTCATGTGAGATTTACCGAGGGCGGGGAGCGATCGACTGATGACATTGAGATACTTGTGATACAATATCAAACTGAAGAGTCACAATGGAATAACTTGAATACTGCAACTATAGGATCGTACATGCACAGCGAATTGACACTTTATGGCAACAAAACCATATGGCCAGGTAGGGTATGGTGAATCTTCATTTCTGTTATAATTCATCTCGTTCTGTATAGATGGAATTCCATATGATGGCAAGCTTGTCAGTGTGATAGTTACCGTGTCCACTCCATTAGCTGTTGTTTATTATTTCTTCGCAACTGCTGGTATCATCTCAACACTAGTCTGTTGTGTATTCAATTATGCCTACAGGAAAACAAAGTGGGTTTATTATCAGTTACGCTCTGCTCATATTAATCATagttactatatacatgcatggtttacTTTCAGGATTGTTCGACTAACAAGTCCCAACCTCAATTATCTGATAATCATCGGATGTCTGTTCATCTATATCTCAGTGTACTGGTATTTTATTCCATCAACAAACCCAAATGTAGTACTTACGGCTTGTTGTGCAAGTTGTATTTACGAGCATAAtaatctgcatgtacatatgtcACATTTTCAGTTTCAAGTTGGACTTCTGGGAAGTGGCTATTTTCTTGTCATGGGCACCATTGTTGCCAAACTCTGGAGAATCTACTACATTTTCAGGTATGCTTCGATAGCaagtatgcatgcacatgcatacgtatacatgcatataattatgtatacttaaAGGCATTTATAGTTGCATCCGAATGAATTGACTTTTCcatgtatgcataattataggaatcCAGAGTGCACCAGGAAGAGAGCTATTACAGACTGTCAACTCCTTATTTTCATTCTCTTGATGGTTGCTCTAGAGATAACCATGTTTCTcgtgtatgtgggtgtggagACAGCTGCTCCAGGATACGAGCTGGATATAGTGACTAACCAGGACCAGCCAAGAGGGCTTGTTGGGGTATGGAAGATTTTGCGTGAACAGACTGTATAATGTGATgcaaattatattatattgtGTGAACGTCTAGAGGGCCATAATTAATTTGCTACCATACGTATAACTACTGTCATTTCCTATACCAATTGAAGATATATAtagagctatatatactgGTGAAATTTATTGCAGGAACAAAAAATCAACACAAAATATGAATACTACATTTGCAGACGAGTTCCCAACTTACGAACAATTACTATCAGCATCATATTTGGAATAATCGCTATTCTTCTGTGTTGTGCTCTGTTTATGGCCGTCAAGACAAGAAAGGTCCAAATAAAAGGTCTAAATGATGCTAAGTACATCGCAGCAATTGTGTATATTTCAAGCTTCCAGTTCTTAATCCATTATAATTGTAACTTTCACACTGGGAAATAAAGTCGACACTTTCCCTGCTGTTTTAACTATGTTCGTCTTATTGGGAACAATGGCACTCCAAGGACTGCTATTCATTCCTAAGGTAAAGCGTTTGTgtgcaatatatatataagatgAAGGTTTATAGTTTGGtcagttatataattattatgttatagttgtgacacatgcacgagtgccacatgggatatattggctcagtagtgacttaggcccgagggcccgcaggcctcgagggaaAAGGCACTACTAcgccaatatatccaatgtgcgcacgagtgagctgtgtaacaactgatttgttgcattccttgtgcattcctttccgtgtacacatcactccttttataggacaactagtttcaactacttgtggtggctgtggaattgCACCAGACACGTGAaaaacagtgttatactataaaagggaccgtttcaggttactgggtggagggttactgggtggagggtgggctttaggtaacttcagccatactatgtcagtatctagatagtggcacagttcatggcagatattggcacagtgtttcctttgatctgcccactcaaaatgcaacaaagctatatgtatgcatgtacaattgaCAAAATTCACATTCAATTACACTAATGATTCAAGCTAGTCTTGACATAACTTAATCACACGAAAACCTATAGGCGTGGTTACCGGTAGGCCTTGACCAAAACAAAATTTTTAGCAAAATAGGGACTTGAAAGCAATGAGCAATTTGCTAGGCCTTCAAATTTAGCAAAATAAGCCTTTTAGATGCAGCCACAATACCATATGCTACGTACTTTATCTTGCACCCTAGCATTGTCCTAAGCGCATGCaaaaagtctccatagcatttTTTTTAacctgcatataattatacaggctgTCAGCTATAGTGTTACAACTGTGATGATATTTTCTGTAGATGTTGATTTTGTACCGAGATCCGGAGGGTAACCACATCTTCAGCGTTAACGACCCCCTTGGCAAAGTAGCTCCACTCTCAACCATCTTTGTGAATGACATTGGGAGATCAGACTGCAAAGCATGCCAAGAGTTGAAGGCCAGAGTGAAGAAGCTGGAACAAACTATTGTTGAGGTTTAATTTGTTAAGTGTACTCCGATGCATATCACTGTAAAAATAATGTGTGGTTTTCACCCAAGTGTGTGACTATTGTgagacaaataattatatcaggcAAAAAACTAACATTCGCCAAAATAGTCATGCACGCACTTTGTGTGAAAACCAGTATTATACAGCTAGTATATAAGAAAAAAGTGGGTACCCCATCATGCAATTAGAACACTTATACGCACTCACTATCTCTCTCTTGTCGAAAGAGCGTTTTTCACGCCCACTCTTAGGACTTCGAAATAATTTTTTATCTCTCACCTATATTgaactacagtagactctcgttaatccggtcacccttgggaccatgcagcttggccggaatagcgaggtggctgcagctcaggaaatagccgcggcttaaaaacgaccttacctcgaatctaatgactacttttgcggttcttgtctcgaggataatgtaggataatgaatcatttctgttctctatttaagtttAATCCAATTtttttgctaaaccacacccaaaacgtcgtATCCCGCCGTAATAAtaatacgtataaaattacattgaaaaccttgtttgggacagccagcactcagaggagggaggacacgattaaccttagctctaattagctaattatcgcgaccttttaattacattctttgaacgattcatcttttctttctttgtaacctctacatattgggacacacagaacagtactgtagtatgagtgacaggcaattcttgcaggcacagagcaaaccatacaaataaaggggtgctagaagctgagactgttagtgtcattgatgttcttcatgttggagacactctgaactaaacaattccatgttgcagctttatcacagagacaggagttCCTGGGgcgcttctcacagggatcttggagacaggagtgcctggggtgctcctcatagggatcctgtctccaggatcaagagtgcttctcacagagacaagatcagagtgcctgggatgcttctcacagggatcttagagataggagtacttgaggtgcttcttataggggtcctattaccttcaggtcctgacaacttggccataggggtacctccagtaggagaaaaggcttactttgctctagttgggcggagtccaaccaacgctgcatgagcgaagcgttggttggactccgcccaactaactttgctctagctcttgtgtccaatatgtagaggttataaagaagaaaaagatgaatcgttcaaagaatgtaattaaaaggtcgcgataattacGGTTAATACACTAAACAATCAAAGACAGtaatgtttgtataattataattatgctaacaaTTATAATACGCTCGTCAGTTTTAATAACGTCTCTTGCTTATGATTGTTCACTTGTTGCTTCTCTTCTTCTCCTGCAGAGGTGAAGCAAACACATCATTAGAGCACAGTACTGGACAACACAAACTGTATTATTTAATGTGTACAATTGACATTCCACTAGTACATGTGGTCTCTTATGATCAGATATATATACCCTCCTGTAGCAGACTTTCAAAGTGACGCAATGACTATGAGCgttgataattatacaaaaaatgTACATAGGAGAGTTATATACCTTATGAAAATGTAGACCGTGTATACATAccagtacgtacatgtagtatatattatgtactgtatacatacagtatagGTCGTACCTTGGAGGCCAGAATAATGAGCAGACGACGGAATATGTTAACAAAGTCGAGGAAGAGGTCTAGCGAGTGCCAGATGTAGTCGTTGTCTCCACGCTCGCACTTCTCCACAATCAGCTGGGTGTCAAACAGTATGAAGCCATAGAACAGGAACAGGCCTCCGTACAGCTCAATCTGCATGGGATTGTAGTGAAAATAGTGATTATGCctaaaaaaattatgtatgTTACAAGCACACTAAAGAACAAAAGAGcttatctctttccttggcaatctgttgtagaaattacaacaacggtaacgaatcgttatgatgaattagatgaagttgtatgtgagctcctccctgacaaacaaactgtagtctaggtaacggccttatcagtcaagtaggctaaaaatctgtgtcctttgatgtaagctttgatgtctctttgtgcatatgtagttaaaaaaaaaaagaaagaaaaagaaacctttgactagctaggaagagtagcagtagtagtaggaagagtagcagtagtagtagtagcagtgcaagcaggactagactagattaaaaagttggtggaaggaataactgaccgtttggacgtcacctggctgccagactttcatctggactcttccccctgagtagctggcctttctctaagccacaaaactgagcaagaagctgaagaagcagctagacagagacatgtacctagccttgagaattgggaggcgtggctcaactaatctagttagcccagcccagaggaattgttaccgtgggtactgaacaaccgtagaagtactgctacccctggctttactgaattaactagctgtgtctgctgtctagttggaccagatttagctagataatggggtagagaatagttgagcggtgctgtgtgtagcttgaactgtactggctggcaagaatctagtaagcaccctatgcactgataactcgtcagatggagggtatgttctagggatctggacagctgtacatccaaaggagccaggaagtgccaatcatcttctcc encodes the following:
- the LOC135336457 gene encoding gamma-aminobutyric acid type B receptor subunit 1-like, producing the protein MLSSSLFSLLCVTLTLICGGSTEGQNNDLPVYPTVSLDPDIGSLYFGLLVGGSLENSSVLAAVRLSLDIINNRSDILSGYSLHYTLTYSGCYGSDLVDKTFTQLDGRPDGCKKLGLITAGCTSTSLVSSYVGNHFNVPEILCSQTVQSDARDLNVFRTHPSKLVLVPALVSIIASYEWTKVALMVENKQEYTPMIKALKEEVMDLNITLSVTTMDLQGDSLKVIGSCGKDIFDSDVRIFILVMSSEMTRHLLCQAFKQSVKYPKHEFVLVSEQNSNWWVSSQSEDGRYGCSSNQRADVLSHSLGLQLNQDHIVRKQQNISEDTDISNFTGGSQAKYCYDAVWTLALALNKTVTEFGDIDCTYQDSQMDQLYNNIQETDFIGKTGHVRFTEGGERSTDDIEILVIQYQTEESQWNNLNTATIGSYMHSELTLYGNKTIWPDGIPYDGKLVSVIVTVSTPLAVVYYFFATAGIISTLVCCVFNYAYRKTKIVRLTSPNLNYLIIIGCLFIYISVYCFKLDFWEVAIFLSWAPLLPNSGESTTFSGIQSAPGRELLQTVNSLFSFS
- the LOC135336633 gene encoding bax inhibitor 1-like, yielding MKVWQPGDVQTIELYGGLFLFYGFILFDTQLIVEKCERGDNDYIWHSLDLFLDFVNIFRRLLIILASKEKKRSNK